From Micromonospora rhizosphaerae, the proteins below share one genomic window:
- a CDS encoding cysteine hydrolase family protein, protein MATLENRPNTALLVVDVQNGVVEGAHERDAVVANVGSLVERARAERVPVVWVQHSDDQLARGSDDWQIVPELTPHDAEPLVEKNFGDSFEDTALETVLSGLGVGRLVVVGAQTDACIRSTLHGALVRGYDATLVSDAHTTEDQTAWGAPPPDQVIAHTNLYWNYQTAPGRTAGTVETKEVDFAARS, encoded by the coding sequence ATGGCCACACTCGAGAACCGGCCGAACACCGCACTCCTTGTCGTCGACGTCCAGAACGGCGTCGTCGAGGGGGCTCACGAGCGCGACGCGGTCGTCGCGAATGTCGGCAGCCTCGTCGAGAGGGCGCGCGCGGAACGGGTCCCCGTTGTCTGGGTCCAGCACTCGGACGACCAGCTTGCGCGGGGGAGCGACGACTGGCAGATCGTCCCCGAGCTGACCCCACACGACGCCGAGCCGCTCGTCGAGAAGAACTTCGGCGACTCCTTTGAGGACACCGCCCTCGAGACCGTGCTGTCGGGCCTCGGAGTCGGGCGACTCGTCGTCGTCGGCGCACAGACCGATGCCTGCATCCGCTCGACGCTGCACGGCGCGCTCGTCCGGGGGTACGACGCGACCCTGGTCAGCGACGCGCACACCACGGAGGACCAGACGGCCTGGGGGGCGCCGCCGCCGGACCAGGTCATCGCGCACACGAACCTGTACTGGAACTACCAGACGGCGCCGGGGCGCACGGCCGGGACGGTCGAGACCAAGGAGGTCGACTTCGCCGCCAGGTCCTGA
- a CDS encoding VOC family protein gives MDWKLELVVVPVADVDRAKAFYLEQTGFRLDVDHRAGEDFRVVQLTPPGSACSIALMRRPDAAGSLSGLHLVVRDIDTARSELVDRGVKPSEIFHFEEGGVQTPGPDPERRDYASFLSFSDPDNNEWLVQEVGRAGATA, from the coding sequence ATGGACTGGAAGCTCGAACTCGTCGTGGTACCCGTCGCGGACGTGGACCGGGCCAAGGCGTTCTACCTGGAGCAGACCGGGTTCCGGCTCGACGTGGACCACCGCGCCGGGGAGGACTTCCGCGTCGTCCAGCTCACCCCGCCCGGCTCCGCCTGCTCGATCGCCCTGATGCGCAGGCCGGACGCCGCCGGCTCGCTGAGCGGGCTGCACCTGGTGGTCCGGGACATCGACACCGCCCGGTCGGAGCTGGTCGACCGGGGCGTGAAGCCGAGCGAGATCTTCCACTTCGAGGAGGGCGGGGTGCAGACTCCGGGGCCGGACCCGGAGCGGCGGGACTACGCCTCCTTCCTGTCCTTCAGTGACCCGGACAACAACGAGTGGCTGGTCCAGGAGGTCGGCCGGGCCGGAGCGACGGCGTGA
- a CDS encoding RNA polymerase subunit sigma-70, with translation MTAGLDVPSTEPGEDFAALTERHRRELHVHCYRMLASFDDAEDAVQETYLRAWRGRDGFDGEQVRAWLYRIATNVCLDMLRRSNRQPRAVRSFAEVPWLQPYPDRLLDQVAPGDDQPDAMAVTRETIELAFLAAMQVLPPRQRAAFLVRDVLGWSAAETAALLETSVAAANSALQRARASLQTHLPARRADWATHPTDERERELLARFIDAHERCDAEAALAVAAPDIRVTMPPAPMCFDGVATIAPLLERAFGAERDGDWRLLPTSANRLPAAASYLRRPGDTTFRAFKLDVLRVRDGRILEITTFGHALFPAFGLPATL, from the coding sequence GTGACCGCCGGGCTTGACGTCCCGTCGACGGAGCCGGGCGAGGACTTCGCCGCGTTGACCGAGCGCCACCGGCGGGAGCTGCACGTGCACTGCTACCGGATGCTCGCCTCCTTCGACGATGCGGAGGACGCGGTCCAGGAGACGTACCTGCGGGCCTGGCGGGGGCGCGACGGCTTCGACGGGGAGCAGGTCCGGGCCTGGCTCTACCGGATCGCCACCAACGTCTGCCTGGACATGTTGCGCCGCAGCAATCGCCAGCCGCGCGCGGTGCGGTCGTTCGCCGAGGTGCCGTGGTTGCAGCCGTACCCGGACCGGCTGCTGGACCAGGTCGCGCCGGGTGACGACCAGCCGGACGCGATGGCGGTGACCCGGGAGACCATCGAGCTGGCGTTCCTCGCCGCCATGCAGGTGCTGCCGCCCCGGCAGCGCGCCGCCTTCCTGGTGCGCGACGTGCTCGGCTGGTCCGCCGCGGAGACGGCGGCGCTGCTGGAGACCAGCGTCGCCGCGGCGAACAGCGCCCTGCAACGGGCCCGCGCCAGTCTGCAGACCCACCTGCCGGCCCGGCGGGCGGACTGGGCCACCCACCCGACGGACGAGCGGGAACGGGAGCTGCTGGCCCGCTTCATCGACGCGCATGAGCGCTGTGACGCCGAGGCCGCGCTCGCCGTCGCGGCACCGGACATCCGGGTCACCATGCCGCCGGCGCCGATGTGCTTCGACGGCGTCGCGACGATCGCGCCGCTGCTGGAACGGGCCTTCGGTGCGGAGCGGGACGGCGACTGGCGGCTGCTGCCGACGTCCGCCAACCGGCTGCCGGCCGCGGCGAGCTACCTGCGGCGGCCGGGCGACACCACCTTCCGGGCGTTCAAGCTGGACGTGCTGCGGGTGCGGGACGGGCGGATCCTCGAGATCACCACCTTCGGCCACGCCCTGTTCCCGGCGTTCGGCCTGCCGGCGACGCTGTGA